One stretch of Schizosaccharomyces pombe strain 972h- genome assembly, chromosome: III DNA includes these proteins:
- the kpa1 gene encoding DinB-like DNA repair polymerase kappa: MENAKDFIGETIKENGLLTIEDDGSSSSDEEATLKRRLAGPSVLKSGQENVNQKKINEIIYEASKGSKFFEAEQKRDRELRLRIEKVQVEVEKYQSKLRFDKAFQREWTIRQESVDTTVEDFRAKRDLTQIIVHVDCDAFYASIEELKNPKLKSLPMAVGKSVLCTANYVARKFGVRSAMPEFIARKICPDLVVIPLNLSEYAIKSKEIQNVLAQYDSNLCPASIDEFYMNLTSHLRLQELAFTVENITMVVEKIRKQVHEETGVTVSCGIAANKLLAKIASNKRKPNNQFFIPFDEIGISKFMNDLPVREVSGIGRVLEQQLLGLEIKTCGDIQRNLVILSYIFLPKSFQNLLRCSYGFGTTILDEYGESKRKTIGSEATFSSNLSSPSIIEYKLRLLVQNVSENLQKRGLVTNSIAIKYKTSEFQVHTKQKSIGQFIHSESDLLKPALQLLRQSYPMTIRLLGVRATKLVSKSRCLAMQLKFQSQNTVPCPVCQKNIENELGILNQHVDLCLNVETVKSLINTDHTANPTIKKRKSNTLDTYFLE, translated from the exons ATGGAAAATGCAAAAGATTTTATAGGAGAAACAATAAAGGAGAATGGATTACTTACCATTGAAGATGATGGTAGCAGTAGTTCAGATGAAGAAGCTACTTTAAAACGACGATTGGCAGGCCCTTCTGTTCTCAAGTCAGGACAGGAAAAtgttaatcaaaaaaagattaacGAGATAATTTACGAAGCTTCCAAAGGAAGTAAGTTTTTTGAAGCCGAACAAAAACGAGACCGAGAACTTCGTTTAAGAATAGAAAAGGTTCAAGTTGAGGTAGAAAAATACCAATCAAAATTAAGGTTTGATAAAGCGTTTCAAAGAGAGTGGACCATTAGACAAGAAAGTGTGGATACTACTGTTGAGGATTTTAGGGCTAAACGAGATTTGACCCAAATAATTGTTCATGTTGATTGTGATGCGTTTTATGCATCAATAGAGGAACTTAAGAATCCAAAACTTAAGTCTTTACCAATGGCAGTCGGGAAGAGTGTTTTGT GTACTGCTAATTATGTGGCCAGAAAGTTTGGAGTTCGATCAGCGATGCCAGAATTTATTGCTAGAAAGATTTGTCCTGATCTAGTTGTAATTCCGTTAAATCTTTCTGAATATGCAATAAAATCTAAAGAAATTCAGAATGTGCTTGCTCAGTATGATTCGAATTTGTGTCCTGCAAGCattgatgaattttatATGAACTTGACTTCACATTTACGTCTCCAAGAGCTTGCATTTACTGTAGAAAACATAACGATGGTGGTTGAGAAAATCAGGAAACAAGTGCATGAAGAAACAGGAGTTACAGTCAGTTGTGGTATTGCAGCAAACAAGTTGTTAGCCAAAATTGCAAGCAATAAGAGAAAACCAAATAATCAGTTTTTTATCCCATTTGACGAGATTGggatttcaaaattcatGAATGACTTGCCTGTTAGAGAG GTTTCTGGTATTGGTAGAGTTTTAGAGCAGCAATTACTTGGTTTGGAAATTAAGACGTGTGGGGatattcaaagaaatttggTGATTTTATCTTATATCTTTTTACCTAAAAGTTTCCAAAACTTGTTGAGATGTAGCTATGGATTTGGAACTACAATTTTAGACGAATACGGTGAGAGCAAACGAAAAACAATTGGGTCTGAAGCTACATTTTCCAGCAATCTTAGTTCTCCGTCAATAATCGAGTACAAGCTCAGACTTCTTGTACAAAATGTATctgaaaatttacaaaagcGCGGATTAGTCACAAACTCGATCGCTATAAAGTATAAAACAAGCGAATTTCAAGTTCATACCAAGCAAAAGAGCATAGGTCAATTCATTCATTCAGAATCTGATTTATTGAAACCAGCTTTGCAATTGTTGCGTCAATCTTACCCTATGACTATTCGTTTATTAGGAGTCAGAGCAACAAAGCTGGTTAGTAAATCGCGTTGTTTGGCCATGCAACTT AAATTCCAAAGCCAGAATACCGTTCCTTGTCCCGTTTGCcagaaaaatattgaaaacgAATTAGGTATACTGAACCAACATGTCGACCTTTGCTTAAATGTCGAAACAGTTAAATCCTTGATCAATACCGATCATACTGCAAATCCTacaatcaaaaaaagaaaatcaaacaCATTAGACACATATTTCTTggaataa
- the swp1 gene encoding oligosaccharyltransferase delta subunit Swp1, with the protein MKGFFLIAGFLLFARALCASWNVEEGTLQLSSQDLESENAYDLKFSQIQSSTVYELTGDETLNLKFTCILNGTGAIPHQAHLLLSDTEHPTLAVIYPASVSQGGVASLELRLFDIPTSLLRSDSTLTAKLLVASFGETIPFSLPLGQLSINVPPSLYHKAEFSPLDELSPKEVILHTFSPPPKRANYFLSICFSVSVVVSLIGLLGVWQKLLPKSNVYSVSSSSFARTFGFASLAVAEILLFIYWTSLSIFQFGAYAAGVAIMCGIAAKSL; encoded by the exons atgaaaggattttttttaattgctggatttcttttattcgCAAGAGCTTTGTGTGCCTCTTGGAATGTGGAAGAAGGAACTCTACAGTTGTCTTCTCAAGATTTAGAATCTGAAAATGCTTATGATTTAAA GTTCAGCCAAATCCAAAGTTCCACTGTCTATGAACTTACAGGCGATGAGACTCTAAATCTGAAGTTTACCTGTATATTAAATGGTACTGGAGCTATTCCTCATCAAGCACATCTTTTACTAAGCGATACTGAACACCCGACTCTCGCTGTGATCTATCCTGCTTCGGTATCGCAAGGAGGCGTCGCTTCATTAGAATTG CGTCTATTTGATATTCCCACTTCTTTACTTCGAAGTGATTCAACTCTTACGGCTAAACTACTTGTTGCTTCTTTTGGTGAAACCATTCCTTTTTCACTTCCTTTGGGTCAACTTTCCATTAATGTGCCTCCTTCTTTGTACCATAAAGCGGAATTTTCTCCTTTGGACGAATTAAGTCCTAAAGAAGTAATTCTTCATACATTTTCTCCCCCTCCTAAAAGGgcaaattattttctaagTATTTGCTTTTCTGTTTCGGTAGTGGTTAGTTTAATCGGTTTGCTCGGTGTGTGGCAGAAATTGTTACCAAAATCAAATGTTTACTCTGTGtcatcatcttcatttGCTAGAACGTTTGGCTTTGCCTCCTTGGCCGTTGCAGAAATCctgttgtttatttactgGACTTCTTTGTCCATCTTCCAATTTGGCGCATACGCTGCTGGCGTCGCAATCATGTGCGGAATCGCTGCTAAAAGTCTTTAA
- the cyp9 gene encoding cyclophilin family peptidyl-prolyl cis-trans isomerase Cyp9: MMDGASPVDRDVSPVGLPKKRIKQNHDQVFLHNLPDAPRYTKSYMHNAEIYKCFPTKSNYILSVSYDGYVKFWHKTPNGVEYIKEFHAHNAMLLSAELSQDERLFITGADDKSLKVFDVESIDLVNIIDLEFLPKAICCFNSPSLKTSLIAVSSAESPLIFFFESGGDGEVLYTVKKHTAPVHCLRYLSTLDCFLSIDIGGMVEYWSPEEPFQKPDTAELFNMKSQTDLYIFKKQKSVPTSLEVSHFENFWSTISYPDCKVRVFDTKSGRAILELDENPSNAAKKVEALFEKEDTESSYYMSHVELGRRIAIERDIEKHGLTVGTTAIFDESEKYLLYGSIVGIKVVSIDNGTVVRIYGKDEAVRFTRLSLYQQAPKKSNLPSLDVIASNNPLVEESFQKDPTLFATAWKKQRFYLFSNMSTKFTLSDRDVYNEQVLPVTNNEGRQENGNILLGKAAIIHTTQGDISIKLYPEEAPKAVQNFTTHAENGYYDNTIFHRIIKNFMIQGGDPLGDGTGGESIWKKDFEDEISPNLKHDRPFTVSMANSGPNTNGSQFFITTDLTPWLDGKHTIFARAYAGLDVVHRIEQGETDKYDRPLEPTKIINISIVYT, from the coding sequence ATACGAAATCATATATGCATAATGCAgaaatttacaaatgttTTCCAACTAAGAGCAACTACATTTTGAGTGTCAGTTATGATGGATATGTCAAATTTTGGCACAAAACACCAAACGGTGTGGAATACATTAAAGAGTTTCATGCTCATAATGCAATGCTTCTTTCAGCTGAGTTAAGTCAGGATGAGAGATTATTTATTACTGGTGCAGATGATAAATCGTTAAAAGTATTTGACGTTGAAAGCATTGACTTAGTGAATATTATTGATTTAGAATTCCTTCCAAAAGCAATCTGCTGCTTTAATAGCCCTTCCCTAAAAACTTCATTAATTGCTGTCTCTAGCGCTGAATCCCctttaatattcttttttgaaagtgGTGGGGACGGCGAAGTTTTATATACCGTTAAAAAGCACACCGCTCCTGTACATTGTTTGCGATACTTAAGTACTTTAGATTGTTTTTTGAGCATTGACATCGGAGGCATGGTAGAATATTGGTCTCCAGAAGAACCGTTTCAAAAGCCTGACACAGCTGAGTTGTTTAACATGAAAAGTCAAACGGAtctttacatttttaaaaagcaaaaaagtGTACCGACGAGTTTAGAAGTGAgtcattttgaaaacttttggTCCACGATTTCATATCCGGATTGCAAAGTTCGAGTTTTTGATACCAAAAGTGGCCGTGCGATCCTTGAGTTGGACGAGAACCCTTCTAATGCTGCAAAGAAGGTAGAGGCATTATtcgaaaaagaagatacaGAATCTTCTTATTACATGAGTCATGTTGAGCTTGGGCGAAGAATAGCTATTGAGCGTGATATCGAGAAACACGGTCTTACTGTAGGTACGACTGCtatttttgatgaaagcgaaaaatatttattatatggAAGTATCGTTGGGATAAAGGTTGTCAGCATTGATAATGGTACCGTTGTCCGTATTTATGGAAAAGATGAAGCAGTACGATTTACACGATTGTCTCTGTATCAACAAGCTCCCAAAAAGAGCAATTTACCTTCTTTAGACGTTATTGCAAGCAACAATCCCTTGGTAGAAGAGAGTTTTCAGAAAGACCCTACTCTTTTTGCTACCGCTtggaaaaagcaaagattttatttattcagtAACATGTCAACGAAGTTTACGCTTTCTGATCGTGATGTTTACAATGAACAGGTGCTCCCTGTTACAAATAATGAGGGTCGACAAGAAAATGGGAACATTCTTCTGGGGAAAGCGGCAATTATTCATACAACTCAGGGCGACATTAGTATAAAGTTATACCCAGAAGAAGCACCTAAAGCTGTCCAAAACTTCACAACCCATGCCGAAAATGGATACTATGATAATACGATTTTTCAcagaattattaaaaatttcatgatACAAGGGGGAGACCCTTTGGGTGATGGTACGGGTGGTGAATctatttggaaaaaggattttgAGGATGAGATTTCACCGAATCTGAAACATGACCGACCTTTTACTGTTTCTATGGCAAATTCTGGTCCTAACACTAATGGTTCTCAGTTTTTTATTACGACCGATTTAACCCCATGGTTAGATGGCAAGCATACTATTTTTGCGAGAGCATATGCTGGTCTGGATGTTGTGCACAGGATTGAGCAAGGTGAAACAGATAAATATGATCGTCCTTTGGAGccaacaaaaataattaacatCAGTATCGTTTATACCTAA